The Chitinophaga pinensis DSM 2588 region CGCAGAAGGTGGTAAATATATCTACCGTGGGATTTATTTTAGTACGGGGCCGTACGGGCATGGAGATACAGAAGTAGTGATACCATTCGTGCAGCACTTTCAGGCAAAAGTAGATAATGCCCGACATCATCAGCCAATATAGGGGTTTATTTCCTATGTTGGCAGGGTTGAAGAGGCTGTACAGGAGTATTCCCATACTGGCTATCCCGGTTACAATGATGAACCTAAGGATCAATAACTCAATGCGCGTAGGCCGGGATACGCGTGCCCGTATTTTTGTCTTTTGTTTCAATTACGTAAAAGGGGGTATTGGCAGTTGCAATATTTCCATATTTGTCATAGACCCATGAATAGATACGATAGGGGCCTTCTTTTGATGGCGAACGGAAGGTGATCCGTGCGCTGTTCTGAGGAGTAATCCCTGCATCGTAAACGTGGATGGTAGCGCTGTATCCAGGGTCAAAATCCTCGTCTGTCACTTCCCATAGAATACGGAGCCGGGAGGTATCAGTCGTTATCATTTTCAACTCAGCAGTCTGTATCGTGTCAGGAGACAGAAAGATGTTATCGATCGGTTTCTTGCCATTTATCAGCAACCTTTCTACCGCCGGTGCCGGATGTAGCGGCTGTCTGTTTGTCCAGCAGGATTCCATTTCCTGCAGGAGGGCTGTCTGAGCGCCATGCTGATCGACGATGCTGTACCAGGTAGGCGTGATTTCCGTTTTATATCCCCAGTAAAAGGTCAGTGCGCCAAGGAAACGTGGATTGTTTACCGGAAGGTATTTTGTATAGAATTCATGATAATATTTTGCTTTTTCGGTACTGGTAGGTTCAATCGGTGCGCTCCATGCCGTCGTCCGCGATTCCTGCGGAGAATAGATCCCCCATTCAGAGACGAGGAAGGGACCCTTCCATAACCAGTCATTATCCGACAGCTGCTCGTCCAGTTTTTTCAGATCGCCGAAAGTATTAAACGATAGCAGATCAAGTCCGGAGATCTTTAACCGGATGTTCATAATATTTCTGAACTGATAATTGATCATCGCCGTGGTAACAGGATGATCCGGGTCTTCGGCATGTATCATGTCGAGCAGGCGGTTATAAACGGCATAGAACCGGTTGTATTTAGGACTGTAAGGAAAGTCTACTTCGTTACCCAGGCACCACATCAGCAAAGCAGGGTGGGAGCGGTAACGTAATACGACCTTCCGGAAGGCATTATATTGTGCTTCCACTTTCTTTTCATTACGGTAAAAATGGTCCAGATACTTGCTTTCGGGAACATAAAAGCCTGCAACGACGGCAAGGTTGTTGGCAGCAGCTTCATCCAGAATTGCTTTAAGATTGGCGGTATCCCAGGTACGGATGGTATTACCTCCTATTGCTTTCAACGTGGACATATTAGTGTAACCGGCTCCTCCCTTTACCAGGAACGGGGTACTGTTTCGATATAATGTATACTTACCATTTTCCCTGGATATATACACCTTCCCGGATGGCCTGATTGTTCTATCACCTTTGCAGCCATACAGTTGGAGTAGCAGCATACAGGGGAAAAGCAAGTACCGTCTGATACGATCTGGCGTCATTCGGTAGCTGATAAGATTTTAGAACATCATCAAACATTCACTGTTGTTATAAATATAATGAAATTCGGGTGAAATTCCCGCAGTTTTATTTGTCAGCCGGTCTTCCCGACAGATAACCGGTTTTTAGTCAGGCAGCCCCTTACCTTATAAATACAAACTGGTTGGTATTGCCGGTTATAGAATAACAGGTTAACTTTATATCCAACCTCAGAAAGAGGCTCGTCGTTCCGGGCGGGCCTCTTTTAGTATTTGTGTTCAATCAGCTTTCGTTACCCCCGGTTAAATTGCCCTTATGCATATACCTGTATTGTTTTATTTCCACGGTTATGTAAAGCGGGATCCGTTGGATTATACACCACTTTTTGCCCGTATGCTCCTGGCGATATTGATCAATGCGATCCTCAGCGTGGGATTGTTCCTGCTGGCAGGACCATCGCTGCATTTCCGCACCACAACGGTATTGATCGTTATGGCTGTTGTTAACAGCCTGTTGTATGGTCCGCTAAATATATTACTCCGGAAATGTTCTTCGCTGGTCACCGCTCTGCTGGTATTCGCCCCGTTTTTTCTATATGATCTGTACCAGGAAAATCATTTCCGTCAAAGCAGCGCCCTGCATCCTGCCTGCTGGGAATACGACGGTCATTTTATATTCGCAGCGCTCCAGCCGCCGGTATTGCGGTTGTTGCTGATATTCGCCTTATATGCCCTTATTTTCGGCGTATTGTCTATCTGGTTGTACCGGATTGCGGCAAGGCTGCTGTTCGGGAAAAAAGAGGATATCACCGAACCTGATGAAAGGGCTTACAAACTGTTTTTCAGCGAAGCGCGTTCTTCCGAAAATATTCCGAAACCCCGCAGGGATTTTGCTTTTCTGGCACTGCGGATATTGGGGTCTTTCTATCTTTTTTATCTGCTGGTACTGATCATTGGCGTCCTGGGAGAACATGCCTGGCCGGGTCAGGTACAACAGTTGATAAAGATGACTTATGCTAATCCGGCATTGGCCATCAATACTTATTTTAAGATCATCCTGATGACTACGCTCGCTTTTGTGGCTGCGTATAATAAGTCTCTGCGTTATCACTGTTCTCTGGCATTATTTGCTGGACATTCAGTGTCTACCGTCTATGCGCTGGTATTCCATTATTGCAGGGCGTTGCAGGCATCGGATCCTACTAACTTTTTACTGACCTCTGCTATCACAGACGGTGCTTTGCTGGTACTGTTTGTCTGGATGGCGATAGCGTATAAAAAAGCAGCAGCAATACATGCAGCTGCGAGAGATCTGCCGATTAATTTTTCCGTACCGCTTACACTGGTGAAATACCTGTATACCGGGATGTCTGTACTCTTCATGTTATTTTGTGCAGCTATTGTACTGATTCGTTTAAAAGCATCACCAGATGGCGGAATAGGAGCCGTTTATGGAGCGCCGGATCCGATGGTCGGTAATACGGTTACCTTGTATGCCACCCTGGCTGTATTGTGTATCTTCCTGATCAATAAAGAAGCCCTACGTAATCATTTTTTTAATGCGCTGGTCATCCCATTATTGGCAGGTGGTAGTATCGCGGTGTTATGGCTGATCACCGGTGATCTGAATGGCGGCGTGTTTATCACCACCAGATCCGGCGCAGGCGTACAGGTGAACTGGTATTTCCCATTGTTTGCATTAGTACATGCTTTACTGGCTACACTGATGATCAGGATCAGAAAAATGTACTACGATATTGATTATACGACTAATACTTTAAGTCCTTCTTCTGCCATCAATGTGATGGCATTGAGCAATGCTTTTTTTAGCAGTGATAACCAGCAACAGGCAAGTGACCTGGAACTGGTTGATAAATATGCGGGTGGTATCAAAGGGCGTAAAAGAGGATTACTGAACCTGCCTTTTGCACTCTTCGAAAATGTATTGAACCTGGTCTATGGCATCCGGCCCTGTTTTTCTTCCATGCAAAGGGATGAACAACGGTACTATCTGAGCCGCTATTTCTTCCGTAATGAATGGCAGCGTAAACGGGCATTTATTCCCCCATTGGCGGAGCTGGCGTATCAGATAGGATTGTCCCTGAATTCCATCATCATGTTTGCAAATTTCTCTACTATCAATGTGCGTAATGCCATGGGGTATGTACCTGTCAATGCGAGAGATCGTACACAGGGTGATATGCCTGCTTATCCGCCGCCGCATGAAAGTATTGCACGGCTGCCGCATGATGAAAAAGATCCGGCTAATTTCAAGCCTGCCGGTATAGCGGAAAAAGAAGAAGTAGCACCGAGAGTAACCACACCTGTGAAAGAGGAAAAACTGCCACAGGAGGTGGATTATTTTATTGTCGGTTCGGGTGCGGGAGGGGCCGTGGCTGCCTACAGACTGGCATGTACAGTAGCAAATCCCGGAAGTATCCTATTGCTGGAAAGAGGAACCCGTTATCAGCCTTTACAGGATTTCCAGGATACGGAGATAGAGATGATGAAGAAGGTCTATAAGGAAGGCGGATTACAGCAGACAAAAACCTTCAGCATGACCCTTTTACAAGGAGAATGCGTAGGTGGTACGACTGTTGTCAACAATGCCGTTTGTTTTACGATACCTAATACGATCAGGGAAATATGGCAACAGCAGTATGATATAGATTTGTCCGGACTGGATATGGAATATCAACAGATTGCTGCTGAATTGTCGATTAAACCACTGGAAGCAAATGGCGTAAACAGGGAGGTTGCCGCCAGGTTCAGTCAGGCAGTTGAACGATATAACCGGACCGCCGCAGATAAGCTGATCACCACCTTTCCGGTACTGGTCAATCACCTGCATACAATGGGAGACGGTAACTGGAATTTAGGAAATAAACGGATGCGTAAGCGCAGTATGCTGGAAACCTATATTCCCTGGGCGGAATCAAGGGGCGTAAAGGTCATTCCTAATATGACGGCAGTACAGTTCATCGAAGATCCTGCACAGCCGGGAAGGGCCGGAGAAGTGATAGTACGTGCGGATAATGGCAATTTACAGCGGGTAAAAGTGAGGAAGGCGGTCATTGTTGCCGGCGGAGTGATTTCCAGCAGCCATTTCCTGATGCGCAGTGGCGTTAAGAACGAGAATATAGGTAAACGTCTGAGCTGCAATTTTGCCTTACCGGTGGCCTTTGAATTTGACCGCCCTGTCAGGGCGTATGATGGCGATCAGATCACGATGGCTGCGATGGACAGTAAGGGCAGGGCTATTTTTGAGACGTATTTCAATCCGCCTGCCTCTTTTGGTCTTAGCAGCATCCCTTTCTTTTTTGACCGCAGAGACGCTATTACAGGCCGTTATTGCTATTATCTCAACCTGGGGGCACTCATTGGTTCATCCGCTGGGGGAGAGGTGCTTAAAAAGGCTGATTTGATCAATGGACAGGCATTTGTATGGCAATTAGGTGAGGAAGATATTTCAAAGATCAAGTTTGCCATTGAAAAACTGATAGAATTAGGCCGGTTCGGGGGCGCTGTGAAAGCAGTGATTCCGACAAAGCCAGGCATCGAAATAGATCTCACCAACGAAGACGAAGTTGACCGTTTTATCGGACAATTATCCGGCTTTCCCGTAAGGATGAAAGACCTGCCCGTCAGTACAGCTCACCCGCAGGGCGGTAACCTGATGGCGGGTAGTCAGTCGCCTCACCGTACACAGCGTGTCGTAGATGAGTCTTTCTGCCTGGAGGGTTATAATAATGTGTTTGTAGCCGATGCTTCCCTGTTCCCGGTTAGTATCACCGTCAATCCCCAATGGACGATCATGGCCCTGAGTTCGCTGGCATGTAAGCAGATCGTCAGCCGGTTTAAGTAAGCATTGCCCGGAAGTGTAGCAGCTTATAAACGTTCAGCAGGTATAGTTCTCTACAGATACAATCCTGCAACGGCGAAGCTGTGATGAAGAATGCTGCTGGTATGAAATTCGGATGAAAAGATGAGGTAAGTTTTACCATTCATTACTCATTCAAAGTGTTTTATATGGACAGCAAAAATTTATATAATCGTCGTCAGGCTATCGGGGGTATCGGAGTGGGGCTGGCATCATTGATGGTCAACCCGGCATTCAGTGCCTCTTCTGCTGGTGCTACGGCAGGAAGTACGGCGGGAGCAGACGCTGGCGCAGGATTAGAAGACCCCGTTTCAAAATACCCCAAACCTCCGTTTAAAGAGCAATCTCAACCCTGGCCGGGACTGGCCGCCAAAATGGAACCCAGACCCGATCATGGTGAAGCCAGTTATAAAGGATCAAACCGGTTGGCCGGCAGAAAAGCATTGATTACAGGTGGTGATTCAGGTATGGGCCGTGCTGCCGCTATTGCCTATGCGCGTGAAGGTGCTGACGTAGCCATCAATTACCTGCCTGCTGAAGAAGAGGACGCAAAAGAAGTGGTGGAACTGATCAAAAAAGCCGGTCGCAAAGCAGTTGCTATTCCCGGTGATCTGCGGGAAGAAGCTTTTTGTCAGAAAATGGTAGCAGAGGCGGTTCGCCAATTGGGTGGCCTGGATATCCTGGTAAATAATGCAGCACGTCAGCAGACGCAGAAAAGTATCTTGGATATTACCAGTGAGGCATTTGATGCCACCATGAAGACAAATATTTATGCGCCGTTCTGGACCGTAAAGGCCGCTTTGCCACACCTGAAACCAGGTGCTGTGATTATTGCTACTTCCAGCGAACAGGCCACTGATCCTTCCGCAGAATTGTATGATTACGCACAGACAAAAGCAGCCACTACCAGCTATGTAAAATCACTGGCCAAACAGCTGGCAGAAAAAGGTATTCGTGTGAATGGTGTAGCTCCTGGTCCTATCTGGACTCCGCTGCAGGTAAGTGGCGGCGCGACTATGGAAAAACTAAAAAATTTCGGGGGAGATACGCCTTTTAAACGACCAGGACAACCTGTCGAACTGGCATCTATTTATGTACAGCTGGCAGCTAGTGATGGTAGTTATGCTACCGGTCAGATCTATGGTGCTTCCGGAGGAAAC contains the following coding sequences:
- a CDS encoding glycoside hydrolase family 2 TIM barrel-domain containing protein, giving the protein MKAIGGNTIRTWDTANLKAILDEAAANNLAVVAGFYVPESKYLDHFYRNEKKVEAQYNAFRKVVLRYRSHPALLMWCLGNEVDFPYSPKYNRFYAVYNRLLDMIHAEDPDHPVTTAMINYQFRNIMNIRLKISGLDLLSFNTFGDLKKLDEQLSDNDWLWKGPFLVSEWGIYSPQESRTTAWSAPIEPTSTEKAKYYHEFYTKYLPVNNPRFLGALTFYWGYKTEITPTWYSIVDQHGAQTALLQEMESCWTNRQPLHPAPAVERLLINGKKPIDNIFLSPDTIQTAELKMITTDTSRLRILWEVTDEDFDPGYSATIHVYDAGITPQNSARITFRSPSKEGPYRIYSWVYDKYGNIATANTPFYVIETKDKNTGTRIPAYAH
- a CDS encoding GMC family oxidoreductase N-terminal domain-containing protein translates to MHIPVLFYFHGYVKRDPLDYTPLFARMLLAILINAILSVGLFLLAGPSLHFRTTTVLIVMAVVNSLLYGPLNILLRKCSSLVTALLVFAPFFLYDLYQENHFRQSSALHPACWEYDGHFIFAALQPPVLRLLLIFALYALIFGVLSIWLYRIAARLLFGKKEDITEPDERAYKLFFSEARSSENIPKPRRDFAFLALRILGSFYLFYLLVLIIGVLGEHAWPGQVQQLIKMTYANPALAINTYFKIILMTTLAFVAAYNKSLRYHCSLALFAGHSVSTVYALVFHYCRALQASDPTNFLLTSAITDGALLVLFVWMAIAYKKAAAIHAAARDLPINFSVPLTLVKYLYTGMSVLFMLFCAAIVLIRLKASPDGGIGAVYGAPDPMVGNTVTLYATLAVLCIFLINKEALRNHFFNALVIPLLAGGSIAVLWLITGDLNGGVFITTRSGAGVQVNWYFPLFALVHALLATLMIRIRKMYYDIDYTTNTLSPSSAINVMALSNAFFSSDNQQQASDLELVDKYAGGIKGRKRGLLNLPFALFENVLNLVYGIRPCFSSMQRDEQRYYLSRYFFRNEWQRKRAFIPPLAELAYQIGLSLNSIIMFANFSTINVRNAMGYVPVNARDRTQGDMPAYPPPHESIARLPHDEKDPANFKPAGIAEKEEVAPRVTTPVKEEKLPQEVDYFIVGSGAGGAVAAYRLACTVANPGSILLLERGTRYQPLQDFQDTEIEMMKKVYKEGGLQQTKTFSMTLLQGECVGGTTVVNNAVCFTIPNTIREIWQQQYDIDLSGLDMEYQQIAAELSIKPLEANGVNREVAARFSQAVERYNRTAADKLITTFPVLVNHLHTMGDGNWNLGNKRMRKRSMLETYIPWAESRGVKVIPNMTAVQFIEDPAQPGRAGEVIVRADNGNLQRVKVRKAVIVAGGVISSSHFLMRSGVKNENIGKRLSCNFALPVAFEFDRPVRAYDGDQITMAAMDSKGRAIFETYFNPPASFGLSSIPFFFDRRDAITGRYCYYLNLGALIGSSAGGEVLKKADLINGQAFVWQLGEEDISKIKFAIEKLIELGRFGGAVKAVIPTKPGIEIDLTNEDEVDRFIGQLSGFPVRMKDLPVSTAHPQGGNLMAGSQSPHRTQRVVDESFCLEGYNNVFVADASLFPVSITVNPQWTIMALSSLACKQIVSRFK
- a CDS encoding SDR family oxidoreductase translates to MDSKNLYNRRQAIGGIGVGLASLMVNPAFSASSAGATAGSTAGADAGAGLEDPVSKYPKPPFKEQSQPWPGLAAKMEPRPDHGEASYKGSNRLAGRKALITGGDSGMGRAAAIAYAREGADVAINYLPAEEEDAKEVVELIKKAGRKAVAIPGDLREEAFCQKMVAEAVRQLGGLDILVNNAARQQTQKSILDITSEAFDATMKTNIYAPFWTVKAALPHLKPGAVIIATSSEQATDPSAELYDYAQTKAATTSYVKSLAKQLAEKGIRVNGVAPGPIWTPLQVSGGATMEKLKNFGGDTPFKRPGQPVELASIYVQLAASDGSYATGQIYGASGGNGQP